The Oleispira antarctica RB-8 genome contains the following window.
GTTAATCAGTTAAAGCGACAGCAAGATACGGAAGCGTTTCGTTTGCCAAATTATCATGGTTTGGATACTGAGGACGACCTCAACGCCTTTCTTAGGTTGATGCAGATCGATGATTATCAAATATTGTCTTTTGATTCGGATCTTTCAGAGCAAGCAACATTATCTGCTTATGACTCTGTCGATACGATTACCAAAAAATTAAAATTGTTACTTAATAGTGAAGAAAAAATCTTATTGTTAAATTTTAAAGAATTTACGTCATTAGAGCGGCATAAGTTAAACATATTAAAACAGCTGCTATTACAAAAGCAGCGTGATGAATTAAAAGTTATTCATCAGTCACAATCTTCAAATGATGTATTTACACAGCAGTTATCATTAATTAGCGGTTTTCAGCAGCAGCTATCAATGACACATTCATTATTCGAAGAGAGTATTGAGGGCGTTTCGGCAGGTATTTTAGTATCTGATCTTACGGGTAAGGTTTTATTCAGTAATAAAGCGTTGAGTGAGCTAATAAAAATTGATGTCTTTGATACGGATTTGTTATTCCAGTCAATTACCTTGATTAAAGGTGAGTGGTTAGGGCTTTTACGAGATGCCGTTTTATTGCAAAGCTCTGTTACTGTCGAAGCGAAGATAGGACAAAAAGATTTATCTGTGAGTATTCGCTGTATTCAAGATAAGGTGGATGCTAGCCTCTCACCTTTAGCGCCTTTATTAGTTTTCAATATCACCGATATCAGTACTGTAAAGCAAGCTCATAGAAGTCGCAGTGAGATGATTGATTTTCTTTCTCATGACTTACGCTCTCCCATGGCCTCATTGCAGGCATTGGTTAATCAGTTGCGCAACAGGAAGTCAGCGTCTTTAGATGTCGAAGATTTAATTGATAAGGTTGATCAGTACAGCCGACGGGGATTGGATTTTTCAGAGCAGTTTTTAGAGCTGGCAAAAGTAGAAAGTGATGAGGAGGTTTTGTTATATGAAGTGGACCTTTATTCTGTCGCACAAAATGCGTTCGATACGCTTTATCACCAAGCGCAAGAGAAGTCGATTCAGCTCGAAATAGATATTGATGGTGATTATTGGGTATTGACCAATGGTGAGCTACTTGAAAGGATTTTACTCAACTTGGTCAGTAATGCGATTAAATACAGCCCTAATGATAGTCGCGTTTTATTGAAAGTGCGGGTTTTACAAAATACTCTTTTACAGGTCGGGGTGGGTGATGAAGGACCTGGAATTCCAGATGAGTTATCAAGCCGTTTGTTCAAGCCTTATTCAAGAGGAGAGGATAGTAATACAAAAAAAGCGCAAGGAATCGGTCTTGGTTTGCGTTTTGTTGATGTGGCTCTGAAGCGACTGAATAGCCAAATACAATTTGAAACCTCTGCTGACGGAACATTGTTTTACTTTAATTTAGAATCAATCGATCTGGTTTAATATTATTGTCTGGCCGCTTATAAAGCGGCCAACTTATATCTTTTGTTGTGCTTCTACTTGCTGATCTAAAATTTCACAGATCTCTTCTTGAATATGCAGGCACAAGTCAGGGTCACTGATGGGCTTATCATTGCAGTCGGAGATAAAGAATATATCAGAAATGCGTTCGCCTTCTGTCATGATTTTAGCACTGTGCATGAGTAAATTATGCGTCATAAAAAACTCCCCCATGCGTGCTAGTAGGCCCGGACGATCCGCTGCAATGACTTCTAATACGGTTCGCATCATGACGGGATCATTACTGAGTGTCACTTGAGTTGGGACCTGGAAATGCTTCAGTTGGCGAGGTGTACGGCGTTGAATAACTGAGCTGTATTCTTCGGGTGTGGAGAGCGCATGAGTTAACGTTTTTTTGATCTGATCAATTCGTGCAGGATCGTTGCCAATGGCATCCCCGTTCTCGTCTAATACAATATAGGTATCAACGGCATTGCGATTATTTGATGTCATGATGCGAGCGTCTTGAATACTAAGATTCAGCTGATCTAAGGTCGCTGTAGTGACTGCAAATAAATTGGGATGGTTTTTCATAAAGATAAAGATTTGAGTTGCCCCCTCAAAATCGATATCACTCGTTTCTTTAATAGCGACTAAGGGAGATTCACTAAAGCCGTGGTCAGTAATGATCTGAGTATGCCAAACGATATTCTCAGTACCTTCTCGTAGGAAGTAGTCATCTCCTGGTTCAGCCCATATTGTACGAGCATGATCTTCATCGATGCCGAGTTTTTCTAATTCGTAAATAGCTTCGCATTGAATGGCACTAATGAGCTGTTCTTTACCCATTGAATTATTTAAGCCCCGGCGGAATGCTTGTTTTGTATTGTAATACAGTGTGCGCATTTGCTCTGCACGCCAGCCAGTCCATAGTTTTGGGTTGGTGCTGTTTATGTCGGCGATGGACACTAGAAATAAATGTTGCAGGTGATCCATGTCACCAACTTCAAGTGCAAAGTGGTGAATGTCTTCTGGATTGTTGATGTCAATTCTTTGAGAGGCTTGTGACATTAGCAGGTGATTGCGTACTAGCCATTCCACCATGTCAGCATCGTACTGGCTAAGTTTGTGCTGTCGACAAAACGCTTTGGCGATTTCAGCCCCTACAACTTCATGATCTCCACGATGCATTTTACCTGCATCATGGAGAATGGCTGTGATGTATAAAACTTCTTTGCGTTTGATTTTATGGATTAAGTTGTAAGCAACAGGGAAGTGTTCTTTTTCATCCGCATGGCGATACCTACGCAACATTTGCACCATTCGAAGGCTATGCTCATCGACGGTATAAATATGAAATAAGTCATACTGCATATGACCAATGATACTGCCAAAATCAGGAATATAGCGGCCTAAAATACCGTAGCGCATCATGCGTTTTAATGTGCTGGAAATTTCTAGATTGTTTCTAAGAAATTGCATAAAAAGATCATTATGCAAAGGCTTCTCGCGAAAGTCTTGATCAATTAATTCTCGATGATCATGTAATGCTCTGATGGTGCTTGAGTGCATTCCTTCAATATTATCGCGCTTAGCAAACTCAACAAATATACGTAATAGAAGTTCAGGCTTGTCGGCAATTCTTTTTGGGTCGGTTAGTCGAATGTGACCATTAAAAATATAAAGATCATCGTCAATCGGTTCAATTTGATCTTGGCCACTGTCGCCAAAAACATCGTCTTTAATATGGTAAAGAAGAATGTCGGTGAGCTCGGTAAGTGCAAGTTGATGACGATAAAATTGCAGCATCATATGTTCGACGCCGAGCATTTCTTCATCATCACGAAAGCCTAAAATCTCGGCAATCTCTTTTTGTAAATCAAATAATAGGCGATCTTCTTCCCTGTTCGTGACCATATGTAAAGCGTATCGAAGCTGCCACAAAAATTCAGTGCTGCGTTTGTATTGATCTAATTCAAATTGAGTTAAAAATTTATATTGTTTTAACTCTTCCAATTCTTCGTGTCGGAAGTGTCGCATCGCCATCCAGTTAATGGTTTGGATGTCGCGTAAAGTGCCTGGTGAGTTTTTTACGTTGGGCTCTAAGTTGTACTCTGTATCTTCATGCTTTGCATGGCGCTTTTTTAACTCTTCCCATTTGGCTGCAAAAAACTCAGGGCCAGACCAGATTATGCGAGGATCTGTTTTCTCTTGCAGTTGCAGTAGTAGTGACTCATTGCCAGCAATGGTTCTAACTTCCATCATGTTGGTAATAATAGTGAGGTCTTTTTTTGCCTCGCTAACGCATTCGTCCAATGTGCGAACGCTATGGCCAATATCCAGTTTTAAGTCCCAGAGTAGGGTGATAAAGCTTTGTAAGGCTTCTTTATGTTCATCGAATGCGGCTTCGTTTTCTAATACAATTAATAGATCAATGTCGGAGTGTGGTTGCAGCTCGGCGCGCCCGTAGCCACCCACAGCGAGTAGCGATATGCTGTCTTTGCTATTAGGATTGTCATTGAATCCTGAGTTTTGCCACAAACAAAATAAAATTTGATCGATGAGTTTTGATCGATGAGCAACGAGGGTTGCCGCGTCTAGTGTGGCACGAAAATAGTTATGGCATTGTTGTTTTATATCGGCGAGCAGCGGTTTGATTATGGGGAGGGGTGAGATGGCCGTATTTAATTGCTCAAGTAACGCTTCGTTATCGATGCTTGGAAGCTCTAAAGTCGTCTGATTTACGGCCATCGTTGTCAAAATCTATACCCTAACTTGTTACTGTTATGAAGCTGATTGTTAAACCGATTGTGATACCTGCTATTTTAAGCCAGTGAATGAAAGACTCACTTACCAATATTGAGTCTCTTCTTTACGACGGGTTAATACATCGACCCCATCTTCGGTGACTAAGCAGGTGTGTTCAAATTGTGCACTAGGCTTGCGGTCTTTAGTAACCACTGTCCAACCATCAGGTAGTTGTTTATTAAAGCGTTTGCCTTGGTTGATCATTGGTTCGATGGTGAAGGTCATGCCCGGTAATAATTCCATACCAGTGCCGGCTTTACCATAATGCAGAACCTGAAAACCATCCTCGTGGAATTCGCTGCCAATACCATGGCCGCAATATTCACGCACAACAGAGTAGTGATTACTTTCAGCGTACTGCTGAATAATAGCGCCAATATCGCCTAAGCGGCAGCCTGGCTTAACTAAGGCGATGGCTTTATACATGCTCTCTTGTGTGATATCGACTAAGCGTTGAAGTGGCGCGCTTGCTTCACCAATAAAGAACATTTTACTGGTATCACCATGATAGCCATCTTTAATAACAGTAATGTCGATATTAATAATATCGCCTTTTTTTAAGGCTTTATCATTTGGAATGCCGTGGCAGATGACGTGGTTCACGGAAGTGCAAATAGACTTAGGGAAACCATGGTAGTTGAGAGGGGCTGGAATAGCTTCTTGAACGTCAACGATGTAGTTATGGCAGATCGTATTGAGTTCGTCAGTGGTGACACCCACTACAATATACTCTTCGATCATTTCCAATACTTCCGCAGCCAATCGTCCGGCAATGCGCATTTTTTCGATTTCTTCAGCTGTTTTAACAAATTTTGACATATTTATTCGCT
Protein-coding sequences here:
- a CDS encoding Sensor protein; translation: MLALLKNSTTNRFDWPLLILGLIILLQVNSNQYWDWTQGFDYSIYDSHIQNFSQPADDKILIIEIDEQSLSLLGDWPWPRSYHAQMINLLTQADAGVIAYNIIFSNSNPEDINDQLLSGAIESSGRTILPLYFDRLLKEDDVSEVLPALAFRKYSGLGHVNTYLDEDGTLRSIRLMDRFKEQRWPHFSFASFLFNQPYSPLLELNLDDVFIPFITKGDFQRVSFVDVLTGLVPAETFSQRTVFVGMTATSMGDPLLIPTNDGGRQTPAVEINANVYQALDNGQLISPLPNLLSLIINTVFVLVALYLMPKLSGIQQFAVTLVCILLAWLLSYGLLYQGYWYRSAGLIIALLTIPFIWNLLRLSRLFNYLRQQVNQLKRQQDTEAFRLPNYHGLDTEDDLNAFLRLMQIDDYQILSFDSDLSEQATLSAYDSVDTITKKLKLLLNSEEKILLLNFKEFTSLERHKLNILKQLLLQKQRDELKVIHQSQSSNDVFTQQLSLISGFQQQLSMTHSLFEESIEGVSAGILVSDLTGKVLFSNKALSELIKIDVFDTDLLFQSITLIKGEWLGLLRDAVLLQSSVTVEAKIGQKDLSVSIRCIQDKVDASLSPLAPLLVFNITDISTVKQAHRSRSEMIDFLSHDLRSPMASLQALVNQLRNRKSASLDVEDLIDKVDQYSRRGLDFSEQFLELAKVESDEEVLLYEVDLYSVAQNAFDTLYHQAQEKSIQLEIDIDGDYWVLTNGELLERILLNLVSNAIKYSPNDSRVLLKVRVLQNTLLQVGVGDEGPGIPDELSSRLFKPYSRGEDSNTKKAQGIGLGLRFVDVALKRLNSQIQFETSADGTLFYFNLESIDLV
- the glnD gene encoding [Protein-PII] uridylyltransferase: MAVNQTTLELPSIDNEALLEQLNTAISPLPIIKPLLADIKQQCHNYFRATLDAATLVAHRSKLIDQILFCLWQNSGFNDNPNSKDSISLLAVGGYGRAELQPHSDIDLLIVLENEAAFDEHKEALQSFITLLWDLKLDIGHSVRTLDECVSEAKKDLTIITNMMEVRTIAGNESLLLQLQEKTDPRIIWSGPEFFAAKWEELKKRHAKHEDTEYNLEPNVKNSPGTLRDIQTINWMAMRHFRHEELEELKQYKFLTQFELDQYKRSTEFLWQLRYALHMVTNREEDRLLFDLQKEIAEILGFRDDEEMLGVEHMMLQFYRHQLALTELTDILLYHIKDDVFGDSGQDQIEPIDDDLYIFNGHIRLTDPKRIADKPELLLRIFVEFAKRDNIEGMHSSTIRALHDHRELIDQDFREKPLHNDLFMQFLRNNLEISSTLKRMMRYGILGRYIPDFGSIIGHMQYDLFHIYTVDEHSLRMVQMLRRYRHADEKEHFPVAYNLIHKIKRKEVLYITAILHDAGKMHRGDHEVVGAEIAKAFCRQHKLSQYDADMVEWLVRNHLLMSQASQRIDINNPEDIHHFALEVGDMDHLQHLFLVSIADINSTNPKLWTGWRAEQMRTLYYNTKQAFRRGLNNSMGKEQLISAIQCEAIYELEKLGIDEDHARTIWAEPGDDYFLREGTENIVWHTQIITDHGFSESPLVAIKETSDIDFEGATQIFIFMKNHPNLFAVTTATLDQLNLSIQDARIMTSNNRNAVDTYIVLDENGDAIGNDPARIDQIKKTLTHALSTPEEYSSVIQRRTPRQLKHFQVPTQVTLSNDPVMMRTVLEVIAADRPGLLARMGEFFMTHNLLMHSAKIMTEGERISDIFFISDCNDKPISDPDLCLHIQEEICEILDQQVEAQQKI
- the map gene encoding methionyl aminopeptidase; translated protein: MSKFVKTAEEIEKMRIAGRLAAEVLEMIEEYIVVGVTTDELNTICHNYIVDVQEAIPAPLNYHGFPKSICTSVNHVICHGIPNDKALKKGDIINIDITVIKDGYHGDTSKMFFIGEASAPLQRLVDITQESMYKAIALVKPGCRLGDIGAIIQQYAESNHYSVVREYCGHGIGSEFHEDGFQVLHYGKAGTGMELLPGMTFTIEPMINQGKRFNKQLPDGWTVVTKDRKPSAQFEHTCLVTEDGVDVLTRRKEETQYW